The DNA window TTCGATTTGTTGGTATAACCAAGGCAACTCTGATTCTTGGCGTGACCACAACAAAAAAGCACCATTAATCCTCGTTAAAGGGCTTAATCTTGTTAACGCAGTAGGTTGTCCTCATTACGACAACGAAAAAGACCGCAAGCCATTTTTGAAGAAAATGATGCAACATCATACTGGTGTTGCCATTGCATTTGATAGCTGTGCCGCCTTTGAAATAGTTGGTGATTGGTATCGCGTGATTACATCAAAAAAAGGTGTCGGTTGTTACAAAGTATACTGGAAAGAAGGCAAGTACTATTGCGAAAAAATAAGACAACGAAAAGAGTTTATGCCGCTGAAGGAATTGCTTGTAAAAGGATAGATCCCTCGAAACGTTTAAATCCCCTAAATTATTCTTATAATTGATGAAAAGAGAGGCTAGATCATTCTGGTTATGCTCTTGTTTTTAACTCCTCTTGCTTTTGCAGTGCCTGACATCACTTTTGTTAATCCAACTCCAAGTAATAATGCATGCACTGGTTCGAATACGTCTTTTATCGTGAATACAACCATTACGGAAGCGAATCTAGGGTCAGTAACGTATTCTTTTAATGGAAGTAATGAGAGTTATGAATATTATAATGACAGCTTGGTTTTAATGTTGAATTTTGATAATGCGAGTGGTTTGGGGGAGAATGATACCTATGTTGTTGATATGAGCAGGTATGGAAATAACGCAACAGCGTACGGCGGGCTTTTAGCGAACGGGAATGGGAAGTATAGCGGGGCATTTAATTTCGATGGAAATGATGATTATGTGAATCTTAGTACAGATACTAATTTTGCCCAGCTCCAAGTAAACATGACCATTACTGGCTGGTTTAATGAGAACGGAGCAAATGGCAACCCTACAATTTTTTCTCAATACAAAAGCGTGGGAAGCCATCAACTAGTAAAATTAGTGCGCCTCGATAGCGACAAAGTGAATTATTTTACATCCACTTCAAACGGAGGTTGGCAAATGCAAACTCATACTACGCCGTACACAGCCAACATCTGGAATTTTTTTGCTATTATTGTCTCAGGAAACTATACCAATCCCTCGTTGGCTATCTGGCTGAACGGCGAGAAACAGTCTTTTAGTCTTTCGGCGCTAAGTACGACACCTGATACAACGGTTCTGATCCAAATCGGCTGGTCACAACGGCAGCTAGGAGGCGAGCAGTTTGGTGGTCTGATAGATGAGATACGAGTTTTTAACAAGAGCGTAAGTGATACTGAGATTTATGGGTTGTATGCTGGCAATCTTCGAAAGTATAACTCCAATGCCTGGGAGTTGTATATCAATCAGGCCTATAACGTGACAGACGGATTACAGAATGGCCCCTATAATTATTTTGTCAGCGCGACCAATAATACTGGAAGCGGAACGTTAAGTAGTGTTCGAATTGTTAACATTGGTCCTGCTTCTGCTGCGCCAGAATGGAGTGATTATTGCGTATTATTGATACTTTCATTAGTCATTGGTGGATTTTTTATGATAAGAAAGAGAGTGCTTTAGTAATGAAAAGCTTTGGTTACGAACAGAAAATCAACACAAAAAAAGTGACTACCATTTATTCTCTGCGACTTTTCAGAACTTATCGTATCATTAAGACTTCACTAAAACCCCTAAAATCTTCATCAGCTGTAACTGCCATTGCAGATAAGACTTGAGCTGTGTGTAAAACAAAAGCATCAGCTAGGCCAAACTTAGTTCTTTCCTTACGTATTTTGGTATGGATTTTCCCCACTTCTTCTGCAAATTTGACATCCATGGTATAAATAGAAGAGATAGATAATATAATTTTTCTCGCTTCGCTAAAATTCATCTCTTTTTTCTCAAAAAAGCTACTTAATTCTGCAATGGTGATTATGTTAGTATAAATCTTATTCTCATCATTTTCTAGGATAGATTTGACTTTTTCACCTTTTTTACTTCCATTAAAATACTCAACCCAGGCACTTGCATCTACCACAAATGAAGTCATTCTAACTGTCCCCTCAATTTTGATTCTTTAGAAAAAGAACCCATTCCCTTGCATAAGCCAAATCCACTTTTTGCTAGTTTTCGAATTTCTATTTTAACCGTTTGATTCTCCACTAATCCTTCTTCTTCAACTATTTCTCGTGGGATAGTAACCATTAATGATCCGCCGATTTTACGAGTTTTTGATATTGTTTCCATATATAACTCATAATATAACTTATTATATATAAAGTTTTCTTTGAAATTTATCCTTATTACACCAAATCTTATTTTCAGTCTTAGACGTATTCAAAAATAACGTCGTTTCCTAATCTAGAGATCAAAAAAATACCTCCTCTTGTTGTTGAATTCTTTAATCTGCTAATTCCACTTGTGTATTCACAAGTGGTTTACTGCAATTCTAACATTGCTTGGAATTAGCAGGGTCAGAAATTCGACCCGAGCGAAGCGAGCATGCCGTCCGGTCTATTGACCGGCGGTGGTCGAATTTCTTTGACAGAGGAAGGAAGAACGATATGGGTCACTTGAGTTGATTTAAAGTAGTAATTATTAAAAGTAAACTAAAATATTCTCCATTTATGCAAGACCTTCCATTCAAACCGCGCATGCATGTGTTCATCTGTGTGAATGATCGTACTGGACAACCCAACGATCCTAAGCCTAGTTGTGGTCCTACTATATCCACAGAAATGTACAAAGAAGTTAAGCAATGGACGCGTACACAAGGGTGGACAAATCAAGTCTATGTTACTAAAGTAAGTTGTCTTGGCTTCTGTAATCCTGAAGGTGGTGTGATGTGCGTCTGGCCACAGGGGCGATTTGTCAAGGGTATACAAACAGTTGATGATATGAAAAAAGTCATCTCTGAAGAATATGCAAAAGTTATGAAAATATCTCAGAGTAGGTAGAGAAGAGGTACAGGATGGTAACTAAAGACAATTATATCGAATGCGACGTG is part of the Candidatus Woesearchaeota archaeon genome and encodes:
- a CDS encoding LamG domain-containing protein; this translates as MLLFLTPLAFAVPDITFVNPTPSNNACTGSNTSFIVNTTITEANLGSVTYSFNGSNESYEYYNDSLVLMLNFDNASGLGENDTYVVDMSRYGNNATAYGGLLANGNGKYSGAFNFDGNDDYVNLSTDTNFAQLQVNMTITGWFNENGANGNPTIFSQYKSVGSHQLVKLVRLDSDKVNYFTSTSNGGWQMQTHTTPYTANIWNFFAIIVSGNYTNPSLAIWLNGEKQSFSLSALSTTPDTTVLIQIGWSQRQLGGEQFGGLIDEIRVFNKSVSDTEIYGLYAGNLRKYNSNAWELYINQAYNVTDGLQNGPYNYFVSATNNTGSGTLSSVRIVNIGPASAAPEWSDYCVLLILSLVIGGFFMIRKRVL
- a CDS encoding PIN domain-containing protein, with the translated sequence MTSFVVDASAWVEYFNGSKKGEKVKSILENDENKIYTNIITIAELSSFFEKKEMNFSEARKIILSISSIYTMDVKFAEEVGKIHTKIRKERTKFGLADAFVLHTAQVLSAMAVTADEDFRGFSEVLMIR
- a CDS encoding AbrB/MazE/SpoVT family DNA-binding domain-containing protein, which encodes METISKTRKIGGSLMVTIPREIVEEEGLVENQTVKIEIRKLAKSGFGLCKGMGSFSKESKLRGQLE
- a CDS encoding (2Fe-2S) ferredoxin domain-containing protein — encoded protein: MQDLPFKPRMHVFICVNDRTGQPNDPKPSCGPTISTEMYKEVKQWTRTQGWTNQVYVTKVSCLGFCNPEGGVMCVWPQGRFVKGIQTVDDMKKVISEEYAKVMKISQSR